A region of Myxococcus stipitatus DSM 14675 DNA encodes the following proteins:
- a CDS encoding carboxypeptidase-like regulatory domain-containing protein: MRNWILIGVLSALVVAGAAWLWSRSDTGTQDAVSSGPVAKPLPEFSAVDVTSEGQEGLALTGRVLDASGKPVAGAEVSLSSSAERTLVDVRCEDCDQALLSCTARESALHTLAFLEQQRGFLSARATVMTDAQGRFRFEHLAGVSFSVWARAPGMGVALRDRAAPGEPVDLYLPPLRSIRGQVVDDAGRAVPGARVYAVSRRVPLPFQAESTGSGAFALEGLGEGPFYVLAAAEGYVPVVEPRVEAGPQQVRLQLTPARALEVQVTRNGKPAAATVRVRADHLARELRTEGEVVRFTGLYPDELMVTAEAPGLGSVPRTLTLSERVTQVTLELEDAGKLFVSVLDEAGQPVPNPEVTLLTSRGELVRRERGATGALVELGPLAVGDYLVEGKAEGFLEAQVPARVAKGETSLELELTRATLITGRVMDEYGRPAPRVSVLVQPTGDTVLADGDGRFVARVPTPGLYELHAHHSEWGGGEVKVTAPASGVELPLEGHAAVEVTVSSEGRRVEGADAVLWVDQEGIFRSDRSSGPDGVVPMRGLPAGTYTLMASHPDYLASDPRKVTVVDGQTLELEVELKPGAPLTGDVVDTQGTPVTGAALSVVPRSAEPVVSDARGHFEFRSLRPDRGYRLEVRHSGYDQVARAEGKAGGPPVKVVLKKRDLFRGRVVGTDGAPVRNFRMDEHVVDSPDGRFELPLSTMGDRVIFAVDASGYEPLTVDRPASPDLGDLTLERLPTVTGRVRDMNGAPVADAVVSCEICDESVMSGPDGRFTLVAPPYVAEYAVSARKGRLSATETLTRGAQTSVELTLKQATRLSGRVFLSGGVPAAGVEVQAMSGDRSSPVHIVTGPDGGYSVEVSPGNYRFLLNTGREANGEQALIAQVEGSEMRLDLGPAPGTASLSIQLKTPERGKALWLVAGEVAVAASASAQELLRSRWAQLVYQPTSEQVVVTGLRPGRYTLVWGAFHVQTPGGPEVRVVDVPSRGDVTLGQ; encoded by the coding sequence ATGCGCAACTGGATTCTCATAGGGGTGTTGTCGGCCCTGGTGGTGGCCGGGGCTGCCTGGCTGTGGTCTCGCTCGGACACCGGGACTCAGGACGCGGTGTCCTCGGGGCCCGTGGCGAAGCCGCTGCCGGAGTTCTCGGCGGTGGACGTGACCTCCGAAGGGCAGGAGGGACTCGCTCTCACCGGTCGCGTGCTCGATGCGTCGGGCAAGCCCGTTGCGGGCGCGGAGGTGTCCCTGTCGTCCAGCGCGGAGCGGACGCTGGTGGATGTCCGCTGCGAGGATTGTGACCAGGCGCTCCTGTCCTGCACGGCGCGCGAGTCCGCGCTCCATACCCTGGCGTTTCTCGAGCAGCAGCGCGGCTTCCTGAGTGCACGCGCCACGGTGATGACCGACGCACAGGGGCGCTTCCGCTTCGAGCACCTGGCGGGCGTGTCGTTCTCCGTCTGGGCCCGTGCTCCTGGGATGGGCGTGGCGCTGAGGGACCGTGCGGCACCCGGAGAGCCGGTGGACCTGTACCTGCCGCCCTTGCGCTCCATCCGAGGGCAGGTGGTGGATGACGCGGGCCGCGCGGTGCCAGGGGCCCGCGTGTATGCCGTCTCTCGCCGGGTGCCGCTGCCGTTCCAGGCGGAGTCCACCGGGAGCGGAGCCTTCGCGCTGGAGGGCCTGGGAGAAGGCCCCTTCTACGTCCTCGCCGCCGCGGAGGGGTACGTGCCCGTCGTGGAGCCCCGCGTGGAGGCAGGGCCACAGCAGGTCCGCTTGCAGCTGACACCCGCGCGCGCCTTGGAGGTTCAGGTCACGCGAAATGGAAAGCCCGCGGCCGCGACGGTGCGCGTGCGTGCGGACCACCTCGCGCGGGAGCTGCGCACCGAGGGCGAGGTCGTGCGCTTCACGGGCCTGTATCCGGATGAGCTGATGGTGACGGCGGAGGCGCCGGGCTTGGGCTCGGTACCGCGCACGTTGACGCTCAGCGAGCGCGTCACGCAGGTGACGCTGGAGCTGGAGGACGCGGGGAAGCTCTTCGTCTCCGTGCTGGATGAGGCGGGGCAGCCCGTGCCCAACCCGGAGGTGACGCTGCTCACGTCGCGCGGTGAGCTGGTCCGCCGCGAGCGAGGGGCGACGGGGGCCTTGGTGGAGCTGGGACCCCTGGCGGTGGGCGACTACCTGGTGGAAGGCAAGGCGGAGGGCTTCCTCGAAGCGCAGGTGCCGGCGCGTGTGGCCAAGGGCGAGACGTCACTCGAGCTGGAGCTCACGCGGGCCACGCTCATCACCGGCCGGGTGATGGACGAGTACGGGCGGCCCGCGCCTCGGGTGTCCGTGCTGGTCCAGCCGACGGGCGACACGGTCCTCGCGGATGGCGATGGGCGCTTCGTGGCGCGTGTCCCCACGCCGGGGTTGTACGAGCTTCACGCGCACCACTCGGAGTGGGGCGGCGGAGAGGTGAAGGTGACCGCGCCCGCGTCCGGTGTGGAGCTGCCCCTGGAGGGGCATGCCGCGGTGGAGGTGACGGTGTCTTCCGAAGGCCGCCGTGTCGAGGGCGCGGACGCGGTGCTCTGGGTGGACCAGGAGGGCATCTTCCGGAGTGACCGCTCCTCGGGCCCCGACGGTGTGGTTCCCATGCGGGGACTGCCCGCGGGGACGTACACGCTGATGGCTTCACATCCGGACTACCTGGCCTCGGACCCGCGCAAGGTGACGGTGGTGGATGGGCAGACGCTCGAGCTGGAGGTGGAGCTGAAGCCAGGGGCTCCGCTCACGGGAGACGTGGTGGACACCCAAGGAACTCCCGTGACGGGGGCCGCGCTGTCGGTGGTGCCTCGCAGCGCGGAGCCTGTCGTGAGCGACGCCCGAGGGCACTTCGAGTTCCGCTCGCTCCGGCCCGACCGGGGCTACCGCTTGGAGGTGCGTCACTCGGGCTATGACCAGGTGGCGCGCGCCGAGGGCAAGGCCGGCGGGCCTCCGGTGAAGGTGGTGCTGAAGAAGCGCGACCTCTTCCGGGGACGCGTGGTGGGGACGGATGGCGCCCCGGTGCGCAACTTCCGGATGGATGAGCACGTGGTGGACAGCCCCGATGGGCGCTTCGAGCTCCCGCTCTCCACCATGGGAGACCGCGTCATCTTCGCGGTGGATGCCTCCGGGTATGAGCCCTTGACGGTGGACCGCCCCGCGTCGCCGGACCTGGGCGACCTGACGCTGGAGCGGCTGCCCACCGTCACCGGGCGGGTGCGGGACATGAATGGCGCGCCCGTGGCGGACGCCGTGGTGTCCTGTGAGATTTGTGATGAGTCCGTGATGTCCGGCCCGGATGGCCGCTTCACGCTGGTGGCTCCGCCCTATGTGGCGGAGTACGCGGTGAGCGCGCGCAAGGGCCGGCTGAGCGCGACGGAGACGCTCACGCGAGGCGCCCAGACATCGGTGGAGCTGACGCTGAAGCAGGCCACTCGGCTGAGCGGCCGTGTGTTCCTCTCGGGAGGTGTGCCCGCCGCGGGCGTCGAGGTCCAGGCGATGAGCGGAGACCGGTCCTCGCCGGTGCACATCGTCACGGGTCCGGACGGGGGCTACTCGGTGGAGGTATCCCCGGGCAACTACCGCTTCTTGTTGAACACGGGGCGCGAGGCCAACGGGGAGCAGGCGTTGATCGCGCAGGTGGAGGGCTCCGAGATGCGCCTCGACCTGGGGCCCGCGCCGGGGACTGCGTCGCTGTCGATTCAGTTGAAGACTCCCGAGCGAGGCAAGGCCCTGTGGCTGGTGGCGGGAGAGGTCGCCGTGGCGGCGAGTGCCTCCGCGCAGGAACTGCTGCGCTCGCGCTGGGCGCAGCTCGTCTACCAGCCGACCTCCGAGCAGGTCGTCGTCACGGGGTTGCGCCCAGGCCGCTACACGCTGGTGTGGGGCGCGTTCCACGTGCAGACACCCGGCGGCCCCGAGGTGCGGGTGGTGGACGTCCCCTCCCGAGGTGACGTGACGCTGGGGCAGTGA
- a CDS encoding Stp1/IreP family PP2C-type Ser/Thr phosphatase, translating into MFAVALTTEAFGLTDVGRKRQHNEDAMLVDAPLGLYVVADGMGGHAAGEVASNRATEVVKQHITSNKHLLKDLGNNPTADSRSAAAALVEVAVQRACADIYRTAMTDSTKRGMGTTFVCLAVGGNKGVIGHVGDSRVYLVRHGQCHRLTEDHTLVAAQLKAGTITKEQAATSQYRNVITRAVGIQESVQVDTLIVDLMPGDMFVLCSDGLHGYVEDEEMLPIVSGMAPADLPKRLIDIANERGGKDNITAVVVKVAGDSAAMASEETSEAQSRMEALRKIPLFRHLTYKEQTAVLSIATTRTYPAGREIVVEGQPGEELFVVIRGRVAIEKNGVEIAELRSGGHFGEMGLIDNAPRSATVRATEPTRTMVISRPDLMGLMKRESILAVKMLWSFVQVLSDRLRATNSELSEARQELAVAQAIQPFAEE; encoded by the coding sequence GTGTTCGCGGTGGCCTTGACCACAGAAGCCTTCGGACTGACCGACGTCGGCCGCAAGCGGCAGCACAACGAAGACGCGATGCTGGTGGACGCGCCGCTCGGGCTCTACGTGGTTGCCGATGGGATGGGAGGCCACGCGGCGGGCGAGGTCGCCAGCAACCGGGCGACCGAGGTCGTCAAGCAGCACATCACCTCGAACAAGCACCTGCTGAAGGACCTGGGCAACAACCCCACGGCGGACAGCCGGTCCGCGGCGGCGGCGTTGGTGGAGGTGGCGGTTCAGCGCGCGTGCGCGGACATCTACCGGACCGCCATGACGGACTCCACCAAGCGAGGCATGGGGACGACCTTCGTGTGCCTGGCGGTGGGCGGCAACAAGGGTGTCATCGGCCACGTCGGTGACAGCCGGGTGTACCTGGTGCGCCATGGCCAGTGTCACCGGCTCACGGAGGACCACACGCTGGTGGCCGCGCAGCTCAAGGCGGGCACCATCACGAAGGAGCAGGCGGCGACGTCGCAGTACCGCAACGTGATTACCCGCGCGGTGGGCATCCAGGAGTCTGTCCAGGTGGACACGCTCATCGTGGACCTGATGCCGGGGGACATGTTCGTCCTGTGCTCGGACGGCCTGCATGGCTACGTCGAGGACGAGGAGATGTTGCCCATCGTCTCGGGCATGGCGCCGGCGGACCTGCCCAAGCGGCTCATCGACATCGCCAACGAGCGCGGGGGCAAGGACAACATCACCGCGGTGGTGGTGAAGGTGGCGGGCGACAGCGCCGCCATGGCCAGCGAGGAGACGAGCGAGGCGCAGTCGCGGATGGAGGCGCTGCGCAAGATTCCGCTGTTCCGCCACCTCACGTACAAGGAGCAGACGGCGGTGCTGTCCATCGCCACGACGCGCACCTATCCCGCGGGGCGCGAAATCGTGGTGGAGGGCCAGCCTGGCGAGGAGCTCTTCGTCGTCATCCGAGGGCGGGTGGCCATCGAGAAGAACGGCGTGGAGATCGCCGAGCTGCGCTCGGGCGGGCACTTCGGGGAGATGGGGCTCATCGACAACGCGCCTCGCTCCGCGACGGTTCGCGCGACGGAGCCCACGCGCACCATGGTCATCTCGCGTCCGGACCTGATGGGCCTGATGAAGCGCGAGTCCATCCTCGCGGTGAAGATGCTCTGGAGCTTCGTGCAGGTGCTGAGCGACAGACTGCGTGCGACGAACTCCGAGTTGAGCGAGGCTCGGCAGGAGCTGGCCGTGGCCCAGGCCATCCAGCCGTTCGCCGAGGAGTGA
- a CDS encoding FHA domain-containing protein produces MPELLSAHVSRYLRNRGDLERRLPPALLVFTPALAGERVEEQEEYRLKTVTNAGPPTLGATEPVVFSVLKSQTNAFGRGVTVGRTGNNDVVLDDSSVSRFHAWLARDESQAKFLLTDAGSKNGSWLGGVRLTPRKAVSVEDGVRMRFGQVELVFYTPSGFVRMLAARMAP; encoded by the coding sequence ATGCCCGAGCTCTTGAGCGCCCACGTATCGAGGTACCTGCGCAATCGAGGGGACCTCGAGCGGCGTCTGCCGCCCGCGTTGCTCGTGTTCACCCCGGCCTTGGCGGGGGAGCGGGTGGAGGAGCAGGAGGAGTACCGGCTGAAGACGGTGACGAACGCGGGTCCACCGACGCTGGGGGCCACGGAGCCCGTGGTATTCTCGGTGCTCAAGTCCCAGACGAACGCGTTCGGCCGGGGCGTCACGGTAGGGCGGACGGGCAACAACGACGTGGTGTTGGATGACAGCAGTGTGTCCCGCTTCCACGCCTGGTTGGCCCGGGACGAGTCTCAAGCAAAATTCTTGCTAACAGACGCCGGCTCCAAGAATGGTTCGTGGCTGGGCGGGGTTCGCCTCACCCCCCGCAAGGCCGTGTCCGTGGAGGATGGCGTACGGATGCGGTTCGGTCAGGTGGAGCTCGTGTTCTACACGCCAAGCGGCTTTGTCAGGATGCTGGCCGCGAGGATGGCTCCCTGA
- a CDS encoding DUF4349 domain-containing protein, with protein MARLLLVVSAVALVACSTNRAHERSLGASDALMQSAPGSLTENRSIIHRASVNLERDEPEQGPAQAVALAKAHGGYAQQVMTRGAVVRIPADRLESFLAAVPALGTVENKSISADDVTEAHRDLKVRLDNVTRIRERYLELLQRATSVEDTLKVEKELERITMEYETLKARLQGMEADIAVSTVYLDFRRPVRPGPVGWVFYGLGKAVKWLIVWD; from the coding sequence GTGGCGCGCCTGCTCCTCGTTGTCTCCGCCGTTGCTCTCGTTGCCTGCTCCACGAATCGCGCGCACGAGCGTTCCCTCGGCGCGAGCGATGCGTTGATGCAGAGCGCTCCGGGCTCCCTCACGGAGAACCGGTCCATCATCCATCGCGCCTCGGTGAACCTGGAGCGCGACGAACCCGAACAGGGCCCCGCCCAGGCCGTGGCGCTGGCGAAGGCGCACGGGGGGTATGCGCAGCAGGTCATGACCCGGGGGGCGGTGGTGCGCATCCCCGCTGATCGCCTGGAGAGCTTCCTGGCGGCGGTGCCGGCGTTGGGCACGGTGGAGAACAAGAGCATCTCCGCCGACGACGTGACGGAAGCGCACCGGGACCTGAAGGTGCGCCTGGACAACGTCACGCGCATCCGCGAGCGCTACCTGGAGCTGCTCCAGCGGGCCACCAGCGTCGAGGACACGCTCAAGGTCGAGAAGGAGCTGGAGCGCATCACCATGGAGTACGAGACGCTCAAGGCTCGCCTCCAGGGCATGGAGGCGGACATCGCGGTGTCCACCGTGTACCTGGACTTCCGGCGGCCCGTGAGGCCCGGTCCCGTGGGGTGGGTGTTCTATGGCCTGGGCAAGGCCGTGAAGTGGCTCATCGTCTGGGACTAG
- a CDS encoding cupredoxin domain-containing protein, with protein MMTRLMGALVALPLIAAAPALASSGKSAASEQKPASAPVTKNGVQLVDLTVTAKGFEPANVKVKAGKPVRLLITRKTEKTCATELVMTELGINQPLPLDTPVTVEFTPSESGTLRYSCAMDHISGQVTIQ; from the coding sequence ATGATGACGCGCCTGATGGGAGCCCTCGTCGCCCTCCCCTTGATTGCCGCTGCCCCGGCCCTCGCGAGCTCGGGAAAGAGCGCGGCCTCCGAGCAGAAGCCCGCCTCCGCCCCTGTCACCAAGAACGGCGTGCAGCTCGTGGACCTCACCGTGACCGCCAAGGGCTTCGAGCCCGCGAACGTCAAGGTCAAGGCAGGCAAGCCTGTCCGTCTGCTGATCACTCGCAAGACGGAGAAGACCTGCGCGACCGAGCTCGTCATGACGGAGCTAGGCATCAACCAGCCGCTGCCCCTGGACACGCCGGTGACCGTCGAGTTCACCCCGAGCGAGTCGGGCACGCTGCGCTACTCCTGCGCGATGGACCACATCAGCGGGCAGGTCACCATCCAGTAG
- a CDS encoding TolC family protein, giving the protein MSPPASRLDAPRSLVVVLALLAPMAALAQAPLSAPEAQATPVSSLATDETLSKLLTEALEARPELRQVEAQEKAAQERVPQAGALPDPVLQVGIQNDGFGELMIGEMEGSYFSIMASQALPFPGKRDLRTQVARLGAKAVSAQVLRARLTIEAELRRAYLDLLMTRERRGLLDRLEAIWKQSADLARIRYETGDGAQSDLLRAQLELNRIRQRRVALNAEERTRVQTLNRLSGRPLDEPLPTTTRVRDLGIPELGEGEAAEKDAMERSPELAEGRANIAQSQQQMALARRERWPDFTVSAGVMPRGGDFPTMWQANVGVNLPIFSGSKQNRAVAESVAMADAATRATETVEQVLRLRVRERLTALSALRETATLYRSGLLMQSAATAESTLTQYRVGRASFASVLEANSGIVRDEEDFLSTLVEAQRLAIAQAEVSLEPVAALGGGSAGAGGMPGAGSAPSAPARGAALSGGAAGAAPSSASSSMSGM; this is encoded by the coding sequence ATGTCCCCGCCAGCCTCCCGACTCGACGCGCCCAGGTCCCTTGTCGTCGTCCTGGCGCTGCTCGCCCCCATGGCGGCGCTGGCGCAAGCCCCGCTGTCCGCTCCGGAGGCCCAGGCCACCCCGGTGTCTTCACTCGCGACGGACGAGACGCTCTCGAAGCTCCTCACGGAAGCGCTGGAGGCGCGCCCGGAGCTGCGTCAGGTCGAGGCGCAGGAGAAGGCCGCCCAGGAGCGAGTCCCTCAAGCAGGCGCCCTGCCAGACCCGGTCCTCCAAGTCGGCATCCAGAACGACGGCTTCGGCGAGCTGATGATCGGTGAGATGGAGGGCAGCTACTTCAGCATCATGGCGTCACAGGCCCTGCCCTTCCCGGGCAAGAGGGACTTGCGCACCCAGGTCGCACGCCTCGGCGCCAAGGCCGTGTCGGCACAAGTCCTTCGAGCCCGGCTGACCATCGAAGCCGAGCTGCGCCGGGCCTACCTCGACCTGTTGATGACACGAGAGCGGCGCGGGTTGCTCGACCGGCTCGAGGCCATCTGGAAGCAGTCCGCCGACCTGGCACGCATCCGCTACGAGACTGGCGACGGTGCGCAGTCCGACCTGCTGCGCGCGCAGCTCGAGCTCAATCGAATCCGCCAGCGGCGCGTGGCGCTCAACGCCGAGGAGCGCACGCGCGTCCAGACGCTGAACCGACTGAGCGGGAGGCCCCTCGATGAGCCCCTGCCCACCACCACGCGCGTGCGTGACCTGGGCATTCCGGAGCTCGGAGAAGGAGAGGCCGCGGAGAAGGACGCGATGGAACGCAGCCCCGAGCTGGCCGAGGGCCGCGCCAACATCGCCCAGTCCCAGCAGCAGATGGCGCTGGCTCGGCGCGAGCGCTGGCCCGACTTCACAGTGAGCGCCGGAGTGATGCCTCGAGGTGGCGACTTTCCGACCATGTGGCAGGCCAACGTGGGCGTCAACCTGCCCATCTTCTCCGGCAGCAAGCAGAACCGCGCGGTGGCGGAGAGCGTCGCCATGGCCGATGCCGCGACACGCGCGACGGAGACCGTGGAGCAGGTGTTGCGGCTGCGCGTCCGCGAGCGCCTCACCGCCCTGTCCGCGCTGCGCGAGACCGCGACGCTCTACCGCAGCGGCTTGTTGATGCAGTCAGCGGCCACGGCCGAGAGCACGCTGACGCAGTACCGCGTCGGACGCGCCTCGTTCGCTTCGGTGCTGGAAGCCAACTCGGGCATCGTCCGCGATGAAGAAGACTTCCTCTCGACGCTCGTCGAAGCGCAGCGGCTCGCCATCGCCCAGGCGGAAGTGAGCCTGGAGCCCGTCGCGGCCCTCGGCGGTGGCAGCGCGGGCGCGGGCGGAATGCCCGGCGCTGGCAGTGCCCCCTCCGCTCCCGCGCGCGGCGCAGCCCTGTCAGGTGGCGCGGCGGGCGCGGCGCCCTCCTCCGCATCCTCCTCCATGTCCGGAATGTAG